The Alphaproteobacteria bacterium genome contains the following window.
GCAGGTCCCTTTTTTTTGTAAGGCCAGACCATGGTCATATAACTGCATGGTGACGCCAACAACATCATAGCCTGCTTCAACCATGAGAGCGGCAGCAACGGAGCTATCAACCCCCCCTGACATGGCAACCACCACACGGGTTTCGTGCGGTTTTTTGGTAAAGCCAAGATCTTTTGGGTTGGATGCGGGCATTTCAGTGTTTATATTATTGGTTTCCATGGATCTATATGTGGCGTTCTTTGTGGTTTTTTTCAAGAAAAATTCGTTAAAAACAGGTTAAATTCGAGCCCAAACAGGCGGGTTTTTGATCAAAATGACCCCTTTTTTGACACAAATCGACCTGTTTTGAACCCAAATTGATAGGGGGGTAAAAGGGGTTAGGGTTCGTCGCGCTCTTCAATCCAAGCGGCTTGGATGCTTTCGAGAATTTTCTCATTGGACTTTTGCGGATCATCCTTGAAGTCGGGAAGGTCTTGGACCCATTGCCATAGATCTGTAAACCTCAGGTAAACGATGTCTGCATCGGGATGCGCTTCTTCTAGTTGAATGGCCATCTCTGTAACATCGGTCCATTTCAAGGGCATGGATTATTAATCCAATTGCATGTTGCGGGTGCCTTCAGGCAAGCGGACGGTAATACCATCAAGTTCATCGGTGATGATAATCTGACAGCCCAGACGAGAGGTGTGGGTCAGGCCAAAAGCAAGATCCAGCATGTCTTCTTCATCTTCGCTGGCTTCATCAAGTTTCTTGTACCATTCAGGGTCAACCACCACATGGCAAGTGGAGCACGCCAGGCTGCCTTCACAGGCTCCTTCAAGATCGACGTTGTTGGCATGGGCCACTTCTAGCAATGACAGGCCAGCTGGTGTA
Protein-coding sequences here:
- the iscX gene encoding Fe-S assembly protein IscX, which codes for MKWTDVTEMAIQLEEAHPDADIVYLRFTDLWQWVQDLPDFKDDPQKSNEKILESIQAAWIEERDEP
- a CDS encoding 2Fe-2S ferredoxin; translated protein: MPRVIFVTPDDKKIEVDTPAGLSLLEVAHANNVDLEGACEGSLACSTCHVVVDPEWYKKLDEASEDEEDMLDLAFGLTHTSRLGCQIIITDELDGITVRLPEGTRNMQLD